A region from the Phycisphaeraceae bacterium genome encodes:
- a CDS encoding GNAT family N-acetyltransferase yields MSNTKLEHLVNSVIIRAYQAEDRPAVARLYTQGLLSGQLAPNDTGADIENIQDAYFNEPSNYFWVAEINSTVIAMIGLARDEGLTAEIRRLRVEHDWQNTSIAEKLVQTALQHCRHHGYLKVVLDTRVQQGKVQELFETAGFHHTRTKNLHGKDLLEFYLDLYRSPRKEDE; encoded by the coding sequence ATGTCCAATACTAAGCTGGAACATCTTGTTAATAGTGTGATCATCCGGGCCTATCAAGCGGAGGACCGTCCTGCTGTTGCGCGACTTTATACGCAGGGGTTGCTCTCTGGACAGCTCGCGCCTAACGATACCGGTGCTGATATTGAAAATATTCAGGACGCTTATTTCAATGAACCTTCCAACTATTTCTGGGTAGCGGAAATCAATTCAACCGTAATCGCAATGATCGGGCTGGCGCGTGACGAAGGACTAACCGCGGAGATTCGTCGTCTGCGGGTCGAGCATGATTGGCAAAACACATCTATCGCTGAAAAACTTGTACAGACAGCCCTTCAGCATTGTCGGCATCACGGATATCTCAAAGTTGTTCTCGATACCCGTGTTCAACAAGGAAAAGTTCAGGAACTCTTCGAAACCGCGGGATTCCACCATACACGAACCAAGAACCTCCACGGCAAGGATCTTCTCGAGTTTTATCTTGACCTCTACCGTTCACCAAGAAAAGAAGACGAGTAA
- the trpC gene encoding indole-3-glycerol phosphate synthase TrpC, which translates to MADILAQIVDHKRTEVRDAMARIPLEQMKERAAISSEPRNFFSAVTRPRGRLRVIAEVKKASPSAGIIRPNFDPVAIAKSYYEAGAAAISCLTDEKYFQGSLSYIARIKDAIPLPVLRKDFIIDPYQIYEARAAGADAVLLIAECLGEAELLDLLILSTELKLTTLVEVHDVESLLKVRPHIGFPHPAYTLLGINNRDLKSMTTDLNHTLRLLDLVENREILVSESGIKTPRDVRRLRLAGVHRILVGEHLMRQPDVGAALRELIEQGRNQSIDDADAS; encoded by the coding sequence ATGGCCGATATCCTTGCTCAAATCGTTGATCATAAGCGCACGGAAGTGCGTGATGCGATGGCTCGCATTCCCCTTGAGCAGATGAAAGAACGCGCGGCAATAAGCTCCGAGCCACGCAACTTCTTTTCCGCTGTAACGCGACCAAGAGGTCGATTACGTGTTATTGCGGAGGTAAAGAAAGCCAGCCCATCTGCCGGGATCATCCGGCCGAACTTTGATCCTGTCGCCATAGCTAAGTCCTATTACGAAGCAGGTGCCGCTGCGATTTCCTGTCTTACCGACGAAAAGTATTTCCAGGGATCGCTCTCATACATCGCCCGGATCAAGGATGCCATACCGCTACCGGTTTTGCGCAAGGATTTCATCATCGATCCCTATCAAATATATGAAGCTCGCGCCGCTGGAGCCGACGCCGTGTTGCTTATTGCCGAGTGCCTCGGAGAGGCGGAACTTCTGGATCTTCTCATCCTTTCAACCGAGCTTAAGTTGACAACTCTGGTCGAAGTTCACGACGTGGAGAGTCTGTTGAAGGTAAGGCCGCATATCGGGTTTCCTCATCCCGCATATACGCTGCTAGGCATCAACAACCGTGATCTAAAGTCAATGACTACGGACTTGAATCACACACTTAGATTGCTCGATCTGGTTGAGAATCGAGAAATCCTCGTTAGCGAATCCGGCATCAAGACGCCGCGTGATGTAAGACGCTTACGACTTGCGGGTGTGCATCGCATACTGGTGGGTGAACATTTGATGAGGCAACCTGATGTTGGGGCAGCATTGAGAGAATTGATTGAGCAGGGGAGGAATCAATCTATTGATGATGCAGATGCTTCATGA
- the nuoH gene encoding NADH-quinone oxidoreductase subunit NuoH, giving the protein MIAQFVVSLITILVVIHAVLLGCAYLIFLERKVAAWTQDRTGPNRTNFSFGLLPFKGRHFGLGQALADGLKLFLKEDYTPPHVDRVLFLLAPVFVVVPALLGWAVIPWGGYLDWHGQVLSVTAASINIGVIYILAIGSLAVYGVVIGGYASNNKYSFLGGLRATAQMLSYEIPMGLCVLIMILTSHSSRAETIVDLQASGGSAGVWNIFAHPVLAIIFFTCVLAECNRAPFDLAEAEQELVGGYHTEYSSMKWALFFLGEYIHMITGSAFFALLFLGGWDAIPFVDELPLVGGLGLVLAKFGIYAIKVVLLLFVMMWIRWTLPRFRFDQLMRLAWRSLIPITLVILLVTGVLVYRGVSSWWWFTIADVAVLVGGIIISPLIPTGPPVNRRVALEGSRFSAPGSI; this is encoded by the coding sequence ATGATCGCACAATTTGTCGTCAGTCTGATTACGATCCTTGTTGTCATCCATGCTGTATTGCTGGGTTGTGCCTATTTGATTTTCCTTGAGCGCAAGGTTGCAGCGTGGACACAGGACCGGACCGGTCCGAATCGTACTAATTTTTCATTTGGACTTTTGCCCTTTAAAGGACGCCACTTTGGTCTTGGGCAGGCGTTAGCTGATGGCCTCAAGCTGTTTCTCAAGGAGGATTACACACCGCCGCATGTGGACCGCGTTTTATTTCTCCTTGCTCCGGTTTTCGTGGTGGTGCCTGCGTTGCTTGGATGGGCGGTCATTCCGTGGGGCGGTTATCTCGATTGGCATGGACAGGTGCTAAGTGTGACCGCAGCATCGATCAACATTGGTGTGATATACATTCTCGCCATTGGATCTCTTGCCGTATATGGCGTGGTCATCGGCGGATATGCATCCAATAACAAGTATTCGTTCCTCGGCGGACTCCGCGCGACTGCTCAGATGCTCAGCTATGAGATACCGATGGGACTCTGTGTTCTCATCATGATTCTTACCTCGCATTCATCACGTGCGGAAACAATCGTTGATCTCCAAGCTAGCGGCGGATCGGCAGGAGTGTGGAATATCTTTGCGCATCCCGTCCTTGCCATCATCTTCTTTACTTGCGTGCTTGCGGAATGCAACCGTGCGCCGTTTGACCTGGCCGAGGCTGAACAAGAACTCGTTGGGGGTTATCACACCGAATACAGCTCGATGAAGTGGGCACTGTTTTTCCTGGGAGAATACATTCACATGATTACCGGCAGTGCTTTCTTTGCGCTGCTGTTCCTGGGCGGGTGGGATGCGATTCCCTTCGTCGATGAATTGCCCCTCGTTGGCGGATTAGGACTGGTATTGGCGAAATTCGGTATCTATGCGATCAAGGTGGTCTTACTGCTTTTTGTCATGATGTGGATTCGCTGGACGTTGCCGCGATTTCGCTTTGACCAACTGATGCGACTTGCCTGGAGATCGTTAATCCCCATAACGCTAGTGATTTTACTGGTCACTGGCGTACTCGTTTATCGTGGTGTCAGTAGCTGGTGGTGGTTTACGATTGCTGACGTAGCGGTGCTAGTAGGCGGCATAATCATTAGCCCGCTCATTCCTACCGGACCACCCGTTAACCGAAGAGTTGCGCTCGAAGGATCACGGTTCAGCGCTCCCGGTTCCATCTAA
- a CDS encoding type IV pilus twitching motility protein PilT → MAETQPTALLLWHAILTKNKLLTQDKWNECVGIHRSAGGKLPIAQILLDKKYLTPKGVDVVGKKVEELLARQSGGTPTKPNPTPASVKPTSPGGAYAPASTTTAAAPAKVAKPVADDGSIPLADGVADGTEPWRPSDAEWYDETGAEGKEKKDTATLDSDVERIDLVGEDELTGSENRPSKIIRDDRPYIKPTSKAITKEKSGTPMSPAAVEVPQEEIPSPVPPGQVDPEAMAMLTKAVELGASDLHLSSGTVPFMRLHGSLKFFEREKLTPEEGQRMALGFMDHGQQQRFLKTHDLDFAYEKEGLGRFRVNALEEFRGTDIIFRIIPNKVPRLEELGLPPALERFTEWHQGLVLVTGSAGCGKSTTAAALINLVNEKRRDHIITVEDPIEFIHISKGCNVTQRQVPTHTGSFASALKAALREDPDVIMIGEMRDLETVSLAIRAAETGHLVIGTLQTKSAARTIDRVVDVFPADQQAQIRTMLSESLRGIISQQLIPRKEGKGRIVAIEVLHATTAVSNLIRDSKTFQLPSLMQTGRKIGQKLMDDSLHELVEAGLVTREEAAKAAENPKHFQEPAPIPVDPKKK, encoded by the coding sequence ATGGCTGAAACGCAACCTACCGCGCTGCTACTCTGGCACGCGATTCTGACGAAAAACAAGCTCCTGACTCAGGACAAATGGAATGAGTGTGTCGGCATTCATCGGTCTGCCGGCGGGAAGCTGCCGATCGCGCAAATTTTACTGGACAAGAAATACCTCACTCCCAAAGGTGTCGATGTCGTTGGGAAAAAAGTGGAGGAGTTGCTCGCCCGCCAAAGTGGAGGTACACCAACCAAACCTAACCCAACTCCGGCCAGCGTAAAGCCCACCTCACCTGGGGGGGCGTATGCTCCCGCTAGTACAACCACTGCTGCAGCACCAGCCAAAGTCGCCAAGCCTGTAGCCGACGACGGTTCAATTCCGCTGGCTGATGGGGTCGCAGATGGAACCGAACCATGGCGTCCCAGCGATGCTGAGTGGTATGACGAAACTGGTGCTGAGGGTAAAGAGAAAAAAGATACCGCCACATTAGATTCGGATGTCGAACGCATTGATTTGGTCGGTGAGGATGAGTTGACGGGCTCAGAGAATCGGCCGTCAAAAATTATTCGAGACGATCGTCCATACATTAAACCCACTTCAAAAGCGATAACCAAAGAGAAATCAGGTACGCCCATGTCACCGGCGGCCGTGGAAGTCCCCCAGGAGGAGATCCCCAGTCCGGTACCGCCAGGTCAGGTTGATCCAGAGGCGATGGCGATGCTGACCAAGGCTGTGGAATTGGGAGCCAGCGATCTTCATTTGTCATCAGGTACCGTTCCATTCATGCGATTACACGGATCGTTGAAGTTTTTTGAGCGTGAGAAACTCACTCCGGAAGAAGGCCAACGCATGGCGTTAGGCTTTATGGATCACGGGCAGCAGCAGCGGTTTCTCAAGACACATGACCTTGACTTTGCCTATGAAAAGGAGGGGCTGGGACGATTTCGAGTTAATGCACTGGAGGAGTTCCGCGGTACCGACATCATCTTTCGCATTATTCCGAATAAAGTGCCGCGACTTGAAGAATTAGGTCTGCCTCCGGCACTCGAACGGTTCACGGAATGGCATCAAGGGCTTGTGCTGGTCACCGGATCGGCTGGTTGCGGCAAGAGTACAACGGCAGCAGCACTGATCAACCTGGTCAATGAGAAACGCCGCGACCACATTATTACCGTCGAGGATCCGATTGAATTTATTCACATATCCAAAGGCTGTAACGTAACGCAACGCCAGGTACCTACACATACCGGCTCGTTTGCGTCGGCTCTCAAAGCGGCACTTCGTGAAGATCCCGACGTCATCATGATCGGTGAAATGCGAGACCTTGAGACCGTATCGTTGGCGATCCGTGCTGCTGAAACAGGTCACCTGGTTATTGGGACACTTCAGACTAAAAGTGCTGCTCGAACGATCGACCGGGTTGTTGACGTATTCCCTGCCGACCAGCAGGCGCAGATTCGTACGATGCTTTCGGAATCGCTACGTGGCATTATTTCGCAGCAGCTCATTCCGCGGAAAGAGGGAAAGGGACGTATCGTTGCTATTGAAGTACTGCACGCGACGACAGCCGTTTCCAACCTCATTCGGGACAGTAAAACATTCCAGCTTCCATCGCTGATGCAGACTGGGCGAAAAATCGGCCAGAAATTGATGGACGATTCATTGCACGAACTGGTCGAAGCAGGGCTTGTTACGCGAGAAGAAGCTGCAAAAGCAGCGGAGAATCCAAAACACTTTCAGGAACCTGCGCCAATTCCGGTGGATCCCAAGAAGAAATAA
- the metF gene encoding methylenetetrahydrofolate reductase [NAD(P)H], with protein MHINDIFAEHPTTFSFEFFPPKTLEASQALLTTVGELRDLKPSFVSVTYGAGGSTRQLTHDLVLKVKQTTGVEPVPHLTCVCHQEDEIRQILERYAQAGVGNILALGGDPPRDRPNYDRSVDAFRYAAGLVRFIQQFNASGSHPDRRGFGVGVAGFPEGHPATSNRLVELDHLKAKIDAGADYICTQLFFDNHNFYDFRERCELAGIKVPIIAGIMPVTSCTGLKRMADLAAGVHFPAGLLRRVQRCGDDDDAVKRVGVSWATEQCADLLDHQVRGVHFYTLNRSDATRQIYANLGVRDSIPLR; from the coding sequence ATGCACATAAACGATATCTTTGCTGAACATCCGACGACGTTTTCATTTGAGTTTTTCCCTCCGAAGACACTCGAAGCATCCCAAGCACTGCTTACGACTGTCGGAGAGCTACGAGACCTCAAGCCGTCATTCGTATCTGTGACCTATGGTGCGGGCGGATCAACCCGTCAACTTACTCACGATCTGGTTCTCAAGGTTAAGCAGACCACTGGCGTAGAGCCGGTTCCTCATCTGACCTGTGTATGTCATCAGGAGGATGAAATTCGACAGATTCTTGAGCGTTATGCGCAGGCAGGAGTAGGAAATATTCTGGCACTAGGGGGGGATCCTCCTCGCGACAGGCCAAATTACGATCGCAGTGTAGATGCGTTTCGTTATGCGGCTGGCCTTGTTCGATTTATCCAGCAGTTCAACGCCTCCGGTTCACATCCCGATCGACGTGGCTTTGGTGTGGGGGTAGCGGGTTTTCCAGAAGGGCATCCTGCCACATCCAACCGACTGGTTGAACTTGATCATCTTAAAGCCAAAATCGATGCCGGGGCTGACTACATCTGTACTCAGCTATTTTTTGATAACCATAACTTCTACGATTTCCGCGAACGGTGTGAACTAGCAGGGATCAAAGTCCCGATCATCGCCGGCATCATGCCGGTTACATCGTGTACCGGGTTGAAGCGGATGGCCGACCTGGCTGCCGGTGTGCATTTCCCCGCGGGTCTGTTGCGTCGTGTGCAGCGTTGTGGTGACGATGATGATGCTGTGAAACGAGTCGGTGTCAGTTGGGCTACCGAACAATGCGCGGATTTGCTCGACCATCAGGTCCGTGGGGTTCATTTCTACACGCTGAATCGTTCGGACGCGACACGTCAAATTTATGCCAACCTCGGAGTCCGTGACAGCATTCCTTTGCGTTGA
- a CDS encoding metallophosphoesterase — MTQRSVVLPDLPDALDGLKITHLSDLHIGELTTTAHLPQIIEAAKRCEGDLIAVTGDFVDLSLNVLDDVIEALTRLEAPLGVYMVPGNHDYLSDGPEFVRRFRGAKLKLLLNEAVKLIRDGKTISVAGIDYADKPHHLARMVHRTIRVTRSSTKSDLSLLLAHHPDAFDQAVKQGVDLTLSGHTHGGQFVLSNNRGKKGSIGLGSLAFRYPRGLYQRGNSYLYVNSGVGSWFPLRVKCPAEVACLTLRSRAQDINESSHP, encoded by the coding sequence ATGACGCAGCGATCAGTGGTGCTCCCCGATCTACCTGATGCGCTTGATGGGTTGAAAATTACCCACCTGAGCGATCTGCACATAGGTGAACTGACAACGACTGCTCATCTGCCGCAAATTATTGAAGCCGCGAAACGATGCGAGGGTGATCTTATTGCAGTAACGGGTGATTTTGTTGACCTGTCGCTGAATGTTCTCGATGACGTCATCGAAGCCCTTACTCGGCTGGAAGCACCTCTTGGTGTTTACATGGTTCCAGGAAACCACGATTATCTTTCCGATGGACCGGAGTTTGTTCGCCGCTTTCGCGGCGCCAAACTCAAACTCCTGCTCAACGAAGCTGTAAAGCTGATACGTGATGGTAAGACAATTTCGGTGGCAGGCATTGACTATGCGGATAAGCCTCATCATCTTGCCCGAATGGTTCACCGCACGATCCGAGTTACTCGGTCATCAACAAAAAGCGATTTATCCCTCCTGCTTGCGCATCATCCTGATGCTTTTGATCAAGCGGTTAAACAAGGAGTGGACCTGACACTTTCGGGGCACACGCATGGCGGACAATTTGTCCTTTCCAATAATCGAGGTAAAAAAGGATCGATCGGCTTGGGAAGCCTTGCATTTCGCTATCCACGAGGGCTTTATCAACGAGGTAACAGTTACCTTTACGTCAACTCCGGCGTGGGTAGCTGGTTTCCGCTTCGTGTGAAATGTCCTGCTGAGGTCGCATGTTTAACACTGCGCAGTCGTGCTCAGGACATCAATGAATCAAGCCATCCGTAG
- a CDS encoding DUF2203 domain-containing protein: MASNASNAPTAIPQGPRPGKKYFTLGEANRSLPYVTRVVEDLTVSYDRVVEIRQHLATLSPTDNRELLENELEAGMDRLSELVDELQQVGVELKDFEKGLLDFPSLHEGREIYLCWHRGEKAVHTWHEIDAGYAGRQDVAALEQH, translated from the coding sequence ATGGCCAGTAATGCGTCCAATGCACCAACTGCCATTCCGCAAGGCCCCAGACCTGGTAAGAAGTATTTCACCTTGGGTGAGGCCAATCGATCACTCCCTTATGTGACGAGGGTTGTTGAGGATCTCACTGTCAGCTATGATCGTGTCGTAGAAATTCGGCAACATCTTGCGACTCTCAGCCCAACCGATAATCGCGAACTACTCGAAAACGAGCTAGAAGCTGGCATGGATCGGCTCAGCGAGCTGGTCGATGAACTTCAACAGGTAGGAGTTGAGCTTAAAGACTTTGAAAAAGGGCTTCTTGACTTCCCTTCGCTCCATGAAGGCAGAGAAATCTATCTTTGCTGGCATCGTGGTGAGAAGGCGGTGCATACGTGGCATGAGATCGATGCTGGCTATGCTGGACGTCAGGATGTAGCTGCCCTTGAGCAGCATTGA
- the sucC gene encoding ADP-forming succinate--CoA ligase subunit beta — protein sequence MKIHEYQARELLAKYGVSVPPAIVVSSGDEAAKAFTELAKTGATLAVVKAQVYAGGRGKGGGVKLVRSADEARNVAQTILSKPLITPQTGPGGVKVSKLLVAAGVDIAKEYYLGMAVDRASGTPVLIASSEGGVEIEEVAKKNPDAIIRERIDPTAGLRPYQATKVAYRLGFKGAQVRAAVKVMQQLADLFVKTDASLAEINPLVVTKPTTAKPDGEVLAIDAKINFDDNALFRQAEIARMADPAEEDPFEARARKHELSYIKLDGQIGCLVNGAGLAMATMDLIKLHGKEPANFLDVGGSATEEAVTEAFRIILDDKNVKGVLVNIFGGIAKCDTIARAIITAAKQVGFKVPLVVRLEGTNVEAARKILAEAKNEIPTMQIGTDLTDAAKKITSAVAA from the coding sequence ATGAAGATTCATGAATATCAAGCTAGGGAACTATTGGCGAAGTATGGCGTGTCTGTACCACCGGCAATTGTTGTTTCTTCAGGGGATGAAGCCGCCAAAGCTTTCACCGAACTGGCGAAAACCGGTGCGACGCTGGCTGTTGTAAAGGCACAGGTTTATGCAGGCGGTCGGGGTAAAGGAGGCGGCGTGAAGCTGGTGAGATCCGCCGATGAAGCCAGAAACGTAGCTCAGACCATCCTCAGCAAGCCACTGATCACTCCTCAGACTGGCCCTGGAGGCGTGAAGGTCTCCAAGCTTTTAGTCGCAGCTGGAGTGGACATCGCTAAAGAATATTATCTGGGCATGGCTGTCGATCGTGCTAGCGGAACGCCGGTTTTAATTGCAAGCAGTGAAGGCGGCGTCGAGATCGAAGAAGTGGCAAAAAAGAATCCCGACGCAATTATTCGCGAACGGATCGATCCCACCGCTGGCCTGAGACCCTATCAGGCAACTAAGGTTGCGTATCGTCTAGGGTTCAAGGGGGCGCAGGTTCGAGCGGCGGTAAAAGTCATGCAACAACTGGCTGATTTGTTTGTCAAAACAGATGCTAGCCTGGCGGAAATCAATCCCCTGGTTGTGACGAAACCGACAACCGCTAAGCCCGATGGCGAAGTGCTGGCTATCGATGCCAAAATCAATTTTGATGACAACGCCCTCTTTCGTCAGGCGGAAATCGCCAGAATGGCGGACCCCGCGGAAGAAGATCCGTTTGAAGCTCGTGCCCGCAAACATGAGCTTTCCTATATCAAGCTAGACGGTCAGATCGGCTGCCTGGTCAACGGCGCCGGCCTTGCGATGGCGACCATGGACCTTATCAAACTTCACGGGAAAGAACCTGCGAACTTTCTGGACGTAGGCGGCTCTGCTACCGAGGAAGCTGTGACGGAAGCTTTCCGGATTATTCTCGATGATAAAAACGTCAAAGGCGTTCTGGTGAATATCTTTGGCGGTATCGCCAAGTGCGATACCATCGCCCGTGCAATCATCACCGCTGCCAAACAGGTCGGGTTCAAGGTTCCTTTGGTTGTCCGCCTTGAAGGTACAAACGTCGAAGCTGCACGAAAAATACTAGCTGAAGCAAAGAATGAAATTCCCACCATGCAGATTGGTACGGACCTGACCGATGCTGCAAAGAAGATCACCAGTGCTGTCGCGGCATAA
- a CDS encoding DUF309 domain-containing protein, producing the protein MDSIDKDDEARLFYEGIRLFNAGEWFDAHEVWEENWRLASGQRKYFYQGLVQCAVVLEHVRRGNPRGVRSVWQTAVKKFDGLPDVFMGINVRELLAQMRQTIKPVLSLPVEEFDPSRPRGQTLPFDSNTAPQIVLESDPFV; encoded by the coding sequence ATGGATTCCATCGACAAAGACGACGAAGCCAGACTTTTTTATGAAGGCATCCGGTTGTTTAACGCTGGGGAGTGGTTTGATGCTCACGAGGTCTGGGAAGAAAATTGGCGTCTTGCCAGCGGCCAGCGTAAATATTTTTATCAGGGCCTAGTTCAATGTGCGGTTGTACTTGAACACGTAAGGCGAGGGAATCCTCGCGGAGTGCGCAGCGTATGGCAGACCGCTGTGAAAAAATTTGACGGCCTACCCGACGTATTTATGGGAATCAATGTGCGCGAACTTTTGGCACAAATGCGACAGACGATTAAGCCGGTTTTATCATTACCCGTGGAAGAATTTGATCCCTCACGGCCTCGCGGGCAGACACTCCCATTTGATTCAAACACTGCTCCACAGATCGTGCTCGAATCTGATCCTTTTGTGTAA
- a CDS encoding 3D domain-containing protein codes for MTNQSHSTVSPVLSARMGRRVIIMVVGFLIIAGFASLGVGLIVNSRIDRVPIELMSVKPSSPLPVSHTREMLAVNSTVMPSIKIDAYTAKTANSPATAANEINTRVVRRSTTSAVGRHLSTTPMFDGRPIRRKRTMNMVVTGYSPDARSCGASADGITASGYSVWTNGMFLVAADTRLLPFGTLVSIPGYNDGQPVPVLDRGGAIKGHRLDLLFPTHEIALQWGRQSLPVTVWEYAD; via the coding sequence ATGACTAACCAATCCCATTCGACTGTAAGCCCTGTACTTAGTGCTCGCATGGGGCGTCGTGTCATCATCATGGTCGTCGGATTTCTGATCATCGCGGGCTTTGCATCTTTGGGAGTCGGCTTGATTGTCAACTCACGAATCGATCGAGTTCCGATCGAGCTTATGTCGGTTAAACCTTCGAGCCCATTGCCTGTTTCTCACACCCGTGAAATGCTTGCTGTGAACTCCACCGTTATGCCTTCTATCAAGATTGATGCGTACACGGCCAAGACTGCGAATTCCCCTGCAACTGCGGCGAATGAGATCAATACACGCGTCGTCAGGCGTTCTACGACGAGCGCAGTAGGACGCCATCTGAGTACGACACCGATGTTTGATGGACGACCAATACGCCGTAAACGTACCATGAACATGGTTGTCACCGGTTATAGCCCGGATGCTCGATCCTGCGGCGCCAGTGCGGATGGCATAACAGCGTCGGGGTACAGTGTCTGGACGAATGGAATGTTCCTAGTTGCCGCGGATACTCGGCTGCTGCCTTTTGGCACGTTGGTATCAATTCCCGGATACAACGACGGCCAGCCCGTGCCTGTGTTGGACCGCGGTGGGGCGATCAAAGGCCACCGGCTCGACCTGTTATTCCCAACACATGAAATTGCCCTTCAATGGGGGCGTCAATCACTTCCCGTCACCGTATGGGAATACGCGGACTGA
- a CDS encoding type IV pilus twitching motility protein PilT: protein MAKLDELFRMVREKGASDLHMLEGQPPKIRLHGDLEPVEHYPVLTEKMLRECLHEICRPEQIEKYETTGDLDFAYGLEGVARFRCNFLKQVWGRGAVFRQIPDKIQSLDELGMPKAISQLANLRSGLVLVTGPTGSGKSTTLAAIIDQMNRTYRKHIITIEDPIEFVHENKLSVITQREVGFHTEGFAEALRAAVREDPDVILVGEMRDLETISLALTAAELGLLVFATLHTNSAAKTIDRVIDVFPAGRQPMVRTMLAESLQAVVSQLLLKKKEGKGRVAALEILLKKEGLSNMIREGAISKITSLIEMSRSDGMQLMDQALMTHYKAGLITGEAAFMKAFNKTTFEALREKEEEGAAH, encoded by the coding sequence ATGGCCAAACTCGATGAACTTTTCCGAATGGTCCGCGAAAAAGGTGCCAGCGATCTCCATATGCTTGAAGGCCAGCCGCCGAAAATCCGCCTTCACGGCGACCTGGAACCTGTGGAGCACTATCCCGTTCTTACGGAAAAAATGCTTCGGGAATGTCTTCATGAAATCTGTCGTCCCGAGCAGATTGAGAAATACGAAACGACCGGGGACCTTGACTTCGCGTATGGGCTGGAAGGAGTTGCACGCTTTCGCTGTAACTTTCTAAAACAGGTCTGGGGACGCGGCGCGGTGTTCCGACAGATTCCGGACAAAATCCAGTCGCTGGATGAATTGGGAATGCCCAAAGCGATCAGCCAACTGGCTAATCTGCGCAGTGGGTTAGTGCTGGTAACCGGGCCGACCGGTTCGGGTAAATCAACCACACTGGCAGCCATCATCGATCAGATGAATCGGACGTATCGCAAACACATCATCACGATTGAAGATCCGATCGAGTTCGTTCATGAAAACAAACTTTCAGTTATCACCCAGCGTGAGGTCGGATTTCATACGGAAGGCTTTGCCGAGGCACTCCGAGCCGCTGTGCGGGAAGACCCGGACGTAATCCTTGTCGGTGAAATGCGGGATCTGGAGACGATCAGCCTTGCTCTCACCGCCGCCGAGTTGGGATTGCTGGTATTTGCCACTCTGCATACCAACAGTGCTGCCAAGACGATTGACCGCGTGATCGACGTGTTCCCTGCCGGTCGGCAGCCAATGGTGCGCACCATGCTGGCGGAAAGTCTGCAAGCAGTGGTTTCGCAACTACTGCTGAAAAAAAAAGAAGGCAAAGGTCGTGTCGCAGCTCTGGAAATCTTGCTCAAGAAAGAAGGCCTCTCAAACATGATCCGCGAAGGGGCTATCAGCAAAATTACATCGCTCATCGAAATGAGCCGCAGTGACGGAATGCAACTGATGGATCAAGCACTGATGACCCATTACAAGGCCGGACTCATTACCGGTGAAGCTGCGTTCATGAAAGCATTCAACAAGACTACGTTTGAAGCACTTCGTGAGAAAGAGGAGGAGGGTGCAGCTCATTAA
- a CDS encoding metallophosphoesterase family protein — protein sequence MSKYGLLSDSHGQAIRTSHAAKLLIDAGAEVLLHMGDLGSIDVLDAIASAGKAKGVELRVVYGNVDWNTKGLTQHARQLGITVDHPMGWLQPAGGDLVYLHGDNADNERTAIAAGVRYLCHGHTHMQCDHRVESTRVINPGALHRTQMYTVALLDTEQDMLTFFPVT from the coding sequence ATGTCAAAATATGGACTTTTATCTGATTCACATGGACAGGCAATTAGAACAAGTCATGCAGCCAAACTCCTGATTGATGCTGGTGCAGAAGTTTTGCTTCACATGGGGGATCTCGGCAGCATCGATGTACTAGATGCGATTGCTTCTGCAGGAAAAGCCAAAGGTGTTGAGCTTCGTGTTGTTTACGGGAATGTTGACTGGAACACCAAAGGCTTGACACAGCATGCACGGCAACTCGGTATCACCGTGGACCATCCAATGGGTTGGCTGCAACCAGCTGGAGGTGATCTGGTGTATCTCCACGGGGACAATGCGGATAATGAACGCACCGCTATAGCAGCAGGTGTCCGGTACCTATGTCATGGACACACGCACATGCAATGTGATCATCGAGTAGAGAGTACGCGGGTTATCAACCCCGGCGCACTCCATCGTACCCAGATGTATACCGTAGCTCTGTTGGATACCGAGCAAGACATGTTGACCTTTTTTCCTGTAACGTGA